From Saccharothrix espanaensis DSM 44229, the proteins below share one genomic window:
- a CDS encoding SGNH/GDSL hydrolase family protein, translating to MRYAAIGDSFTEGVGDERPDGSCRGWADRVAEGLAAGLGRPVQYANLAVRGRLLEPIVTGQLDLALAMDPLPTLITLNGGGNDMMRPGVDADRLVRLTEHAVHRCADAGVRLVLLSGADPSQRLPLGRTVHRRGVALTRAVKALSRRYDLLMVDAFNDAEVRRAAYWSPDRLHLNAAGHARVAALVLTALGHPTTPQPVEHPVVARELATEARYYREHVAPWLARRLRGRSSGDDHPAKHTGWTSVEALPTV from the coding sequence GTGCGATATGCGGCCATCGGCGACAGCTTCACCGAAGGCGTGGGGGACGAGCGCCCGGACGGTTCGTGCCGGGGGTGGGCGGACCGGGTGGCCGAGGGGCTGGCGGCCGGGCTCGGCCGGCCGGTCCAGTACGCCAACCTCGCGGTCCGGGGCCGGCTGCTGGAGCCGATCGTGACCGGGCAGCTGGACCTCGCGCTGGCGATGGACCCGCTGCCCACCCTGATCACGCTCAACGGCGGCGGCAACGACATGATGCGGCCCGGCGTCGACGCGGACCGGCTGGTCCGGCTCACCGAGCACGCCGTGCACCGGTGCGCCGACGCGGGGGTGCGGCTGGTCCTGCTCAGCGGCGCGGACCCGTCGCAGCGGCTGCCGCTGGGCCGCACCGTCCACCGCCGGGGCGTCGCGCTGACCCGCGCGGTCAAGGCCCTGTCCCGGCGGTACGACCTGCTGATGGTGGACGCGTTCAACGACGCCGAGGTGCGCCGGGCGGCGTACTGGTCACCGGACCGGCTGCACCTCAACGCGGCCGGCCACGCCCGGGTCGCCGCGCTGGTGCTCACCGCGCTGGGCCACCCGACCACGCCGCAGCCGGTGGAACACCCGGTCGTGGCCCGCGAGCTGGCCACCGAGGCGCGCTACTACCGCGAGCACGTGGCACCGTGGCTGGCCCGCCGGCTGCGCGGCCGGTCCTCCGGCGACGACCACCCGGCCAAGCACACCGGCTGGACGTCGGTCGAGGCGCTGCCGACGGTCTGA
- a CDS encoding SDR family NAD(P)-dependent oxidoreductase: protein MSTSKTAVVIGVGPGLGMSVAHRFGREGHAVALISRTTTRHAGYVAELAAAGVRAEAFAADTRDRAGLLTTLDTVIERFGGVDVVYYGPGAADLDQPLTPITDIGAADVRTAMDWLYPAVDVVERLLPAMLARGSGSLLFAGGLSAVLPMPPLGAMALTAAALRNYALTLHAALSDQGVYAGTLTIGGLIERGDIHRAALADPARFGPAVARALDPDDLAEALWRLHVDRDRAEEVVNAFT from the coding sequence ATGTCCACCAGCAAGACCGCTGTCGTCATCGGCGTCGGCCCCGGCCTGGGCATGTCCGTCGCCCACCGGTTCGGCCGCGAGGGGCACGCCGTCGCCCTGATCTCCCGCACCACCACCCGGCACGCCGGCTACGTCGCCGAACTCGCCGCGGCCGGCGTGCGCGCCGAGGCGTTCGCCGCCGACACCCGTGACCGCGCCGGCCTGCTGACCACCCTGGACACCGTCATCGAGCGCTTCGGCGGCGTCGACGTCGTCTACTACGGGCCCGGCGCGGCCGATCTCGACCAGCCCCTCACACCCATCACCGACATCGGCGCGGCCGACGTCCGGACCGCGATGGACTGGCTGTACCCGGCGGTCGACGTGGTCGAGCGCCTGCTGCCGGCGATGCTCGCCCGCGGCTCCGGCTCGCTGCTGTTCGCGGGCGGGCTGAGCGCGGTGCTGCCGATGCCGCCACTGGGCGCGATGGCGCTGACCGCGGCCGCGCTGCGCAACTACGCCCTGACCCTGCACGCGGCACTCTCGGACCAGGGCGTCTACGCGGGCACCCTGACCATCGGCGGGCTCATCGAGCGCGGCGACATCCACCGGGCGGCGCTGGCCGACCCCGCCCGGTTCGGCCCGGCCGTCGCCCGCGCGCTGGACCCCGACGACCTGGCGGAAGCGTTGTGGCGCCTGCACGTCGACCGCGACCGGGCCGAGGAGGTGGTCAACGCGTTCACCTGA
- a CDS encoding YfgM family protein — protein MSKWSRLNNEGVHRFQAGDVAGAIAALEAASQVARKDQRTTTLVNLAGVLDATGDQARAAQLLTDALAVAAPAALAVVHASRADVLFKLGRLEEARQDVERGFATAQPHETVVLHHVRACLLLSEGRFAEAEAEALRSAELAAAHAPHLAAHTHANLAAIAEAAGDPVKAAEYGRLVERPEGVRPLSPRWHRSGTLNSQGAMLAMSGDAAGALAAFEAAYRETVGSDEVEALVCRAAVAGNLAGLTDPLRWSTEAITLGRTVLDRVGDAYGTAGVLVAALVARAQLLRHVSRSDEALTDLAEAEALAGAQPPILVVRAAALAAGGRFGEAADVAAAALDLAYASAPQLAAFVHATLADIADGTGDRAGSAEHLGLSRDLAQATGDVAAQATAVLSLARLAYLASDNDRAITLYDEAEGLLRAAGDQHRLLVCLHGRAAVEIMRGRAREALGMLDRVAEGGWATPGELIAVHQVRGAALEALGEYAAADEQYGAAVELARRAGLWHVALGGAWWRADALVRWASTVDGDARRALSERALDWALPGALAAEAVRQRFPHGPVRERWVALAAAPSLRAAFTAIAAVGDVELAAAYIDHIAGTVSLSPAEDAPETPAARGELVRFPLPPKAEEEHLPYAASFLAGTGEDPAFPAAGFALPPRVRLDPAVPSTLDRWIDVAERRYGFPVRSGQAVISW, from the coding sequence GTGAGCAAGTGGTCGAGGCTGAACAACGAGGGCGTGCACCGGTTCCAGGCCGGTGACGTCGCGGGCGCGATCGCCGCGCTGGAGGCCGCTTCCCAGGTGGCCCGCAAGGACCAGCGGACGACGACCCTGGTCAACCTGGCCGGCGTGCTCGACGCCACCGGCGACCAGGCGCGGGCGGCGCAGTTGCTCACCGACGCGCTGGCCGTCGCCGCGCCGGCGGCGCTCGCCGTCGTGCACGCCTCGCGCGCGGACGTGCTGTTCAAGCTGGGCCGGCTGGAGGAGGCGCGGCAGGACGTCGAGCGGGGTTTCGCCACCGCCCAGCCGCACGAGACGGTCGTGCTGCACCACGTCCGCGCCTGCCTGCTGCTGTCCGAGGGCCGGTTCGCCGAGGCCGAGGCGGAGGCGTTGCGCTCGGCCGAACTCGCCGCCGCGCACGCGCCGCACCTGGCCGCGCACACCCACGCGAACCTGGCCGCCATCGCCGAGGCGGCGGGCGACCCGGTTAAGGCCGCCGAGTACGGCCGGCTGGTGGAGCGCCCCGAGGGCGTGCGGCCGCTGAGCCCGCGCTGGCACCGCAGCGGCACCCTGAACAGCCAGGGCGCGATGCTCGCGATGTCCGGCGACGCGGCGGGCGCGCTGGCCGCGTTCGAGGCCGCCTACCGGGAGACCGTCGGGTCCGACGAGGTCGAGGCGCTGGTCTGCCGGGCCGCGGTGGCGGGCAACCTCGCCGGCCTGACCGACCCGCTGCGCTGGAGCACCGAGGCGATCACCCTGGGCCGCACCGTCCTGGACCGCGTCGGCGACGCCTACGGCACGGCGGGCGTGCTGGTGGCCGCGCTCGTGGCGCGTGCCCAGCTCCTGCGGCACGTGTCCCGGTCCGACGAAGCCCTCACCGACCTGGCCGAGGCCGAGGCGCTGGCCGGCGCGCAGCCGCCGATCCTCGTGGTGCGCGCCGCCGCGCTGGCCGCCGGCGGCCGGTTCGGCGAGGCCGCCGACGTGGCCGCGGCGGCGCTCGACCTGGCCTACGCGTCCGCGCCGCAGTTGGCGGCGTTCGTCCACGCGACCCTCGCCGACATCGCCGACGGCACCGGCGACCGGGCGGGCAGCGCCGAGCACCTCGGGCTGAGCCGGGACCTGGCGCAGGCGACCGGTGACGTCGCCGCGCAGGCCACCGCCGTGCTCAGCCTGGCCCGGCTGGCCTACCTGGCGTCGGACAACGACCGCGCCATCACGCTCTACGACGAGGCCGAGGGCCTGCTGCGGGCGGCGGGCGACCAGCACCGGCTGCTGGTGTGCCTGCACGGGCGGGCCGCGGTCGAGATCATGCGCGGCCGGGCCCGCGAGGCGTTGGGAATGCTCGATCGCGTCGCGGAAGGCGGCTGGGCGACGCCCGGCGAGCTGATCGCCGTCCACCAGGTGCGCGGTGCGGCGCTGGAGGCCCTGGGGGAGTACGCGGCGGCCGACGAGCAGTACGGCGCGGCGGTCGAGCTGGCGCGGCGGGCGGGCTTGTGGCACGTGGCGCTGGGCGGCGCGTGGTGGCGGGCGGACGCACTGGTCCGCTGGGCGTCCACAGTGGACGGTGACGCGCGGCGCGCGTTGAGCGAACGGGCGCTGGACTGGGCGCTGCCCGGCGCGCTGGCCGCCGAGGCGGTGCGGCAGCGGTTCCCGCACGGCCCGGTCCGGGAGCGGTGGGTCGCGCTGGCGGCCGCGCCGTCGCTGAGGGCGGCGTTCACGGCGATCGCCGCCGTGGGCGACGTCGAGCTGGCCGCGGCCTACATCGACCACATCGCGGGCACGGTCTCGCTCAGCCCGGCCGAGGACGCCCCGGAAACCCCGGCCGCGCGCGGCGAACTCGTGCGGTTCCCGTTGCCGCCGAAGGCCGAGGAGGAGCACCTGCCGTACGCGGCGTCGTTCCTGGCGGGCACGGGGGAGGACCCGGCGTTCCCGGCGGCGGGGTTCGCCCTGCCGCCCAGGGTGCGGCTCGACCCGGCCGTGCCGTCCACCCTGGACCGGTGGATCGACGTCGCCGAACGCCGTTACGGGTTCCCCGTGCGATCGGGTCAGGCGGTGATCTCGTGGTAG
- a CDS encoding CoA transferase has protein sequence MTRRGDAGTAQAWAALGGGPPATVEFDPVRSPLAARLPVRELARATVGACSLAAADLLAHRNGTPPPPVRVHEGAVATAFVSERHLRIAGRAPVWFAPLSRFWRTADGWVRTHANYPHHRARLLGAAGVPDPGDDDALVTRVAEVFATRPAAAIEEDVSAAGGLAVAVRGVSAERHPLVETRSVGGGERGLPPAATPASGVRVLDLTRVFAGPVATRTLALLGADVLRLDPPGLPEDGDTLSDTGLGKRSAVLDLAVDRDVFEGLLSTADVVVTGYRPGALDRFGLAPDALLERRPGLVVAQLCAWGWTGPRAGRRGFDSLVQAGSGIAVVEGDDDRPGALPAQALDHGTGYLLAAAVLRGLAERAETGGRHVRLSLAGTASWLLHDLRQSDVDDSLSVPAQYDPAPFVTELDSPSGALRHARSPIGYDGVPTAWSPPSRWGADRAEWLR, from the coding sequence ATGACACGACGGGGTGACGCGGGAACCGCACAGGCGTGGGCGGCGCTCGGCGGCGGGCCGCCCGCCACTGTGGAGTTCGACCCGGTCCGGAGCCCGCTGGCGGCGCGGCTGCCGGTGCGGGAACTGGCCCGCGCGACGGTCGGCGCGTGCTCGCTGGCCGCCGCCGACCTGCTCGCCCACCGCAACGGGACGCCGCCGCCCCCGGTCCGGGTGCACGAGGGCGCGGTGGCCACCGCGTTCGTCAGCGAACGGCACCTGCGGATCGCGGGCCGGGCCCCGGTGTGGTTCGCGCCGCTGTCGCGGTTCTGGCGCACGGCGGACGGCTGGGTGCGCACGCACGCCAACTACCCGCACCACCGGGCCAGGCTGCTGGGCGCGGCCGGCGTGCCCGACCCGGGTGACGACGACGCCCTCGTGACGCGGGTCGCCGAGGTGTTCGCGACCCGACCGGCCGCCGCGATCGAGGAGGACGTGTCCGCGGCGGGCGGCCTGGCCGTCGCCGTCCGGGGCGTCTCGGCCGAACGGCACCCGCTGGTCGAGACCAGGTCGGTCGGCGGCGGTGAACGCGGCCTGCCGCCCGCCGCCACGCCCGCGTCCGGCGTCCGGGTGCTGGACCTGACCAGGGTGTTCGCCGGGCCGGTCGCGACCCGGACGCTGGCGCTGCTGGGCGCGGACGTGCTGCGGCTCGATCCCCCGGGCCTGCCCGAGGACGGGGACACCCTGAGTGACACGGGGCTGGGCAAGCGGTCGGCGGTGCTGGACCTGGCCGTCGACCGGGACGTGTTCGAGGGGCTGCTGAGCACGGCCGACGTCGTGGTGACCGGCTACCGACCGGGCGCGCTGGACCGGTTCGGGCTCGCGCCGGACGCGCTGCTGGAGCGCCGGCCGGGGCTGGTGGTGGCGCAGTTGTGCGCGTGGGGCTGGACCGGGCCGCGGGCAGGCCGGCGCGGGTTCGACAGCCTGGTGCAGGCGGGCAGCGGGATCGCGGTCGTCGAGGGCGACGACGACCGGCCGGGCGCGCTGCCCGCGCAGGCGCTCGACCACGGCACCGGGTACCTGCTGGCCGCCGCCGTGCTGCGCGGACTGGCCGAGCGCGCCGAGACCGGCGGGCGGCACGTGCGGCTCTCGCTGGCCGGCACGGCGTCCTGGCTGCTGCACGACCTGCGACAGTCCGATGTGGACGATTCCCTTTCCGTTCCGGCGCAGTACGATCCCGCGCCGTTCGTCACCGAACTGGACTCGCCGTCCGGCGCGCTGCGGCACGCCCGGTCCCCGATCGGCTACGACGGCGTGCCGACCGCGTGGAGCCCGCCGAGCCGGTGGGGAGCGGACCGCGCGGAGTGGCTGCGGTGA
- a CDS encoding TetR/AcrR family transcriptional regulator, whose protein sequence is MAAEPRPLRADAARNRARLLAAATEVFAEQGLAAPLEHIARRAGVSIGTLYAHFPTRQAFQDAIFPERLAVLDRIAETALADPDPWNGFVGFLTGVFALQAEDHGLNDALARRFPSSGEVAEVCARGAGHAERIVARAQAGGQLRADFELADLTALTWGMSQVIRESMDSAPHAWRRCLAFILDGLRAEAAHPIPDPAQL, encoded by the coding sequence ATGGCAGCCGAACCGAGACCGCTGCGCGCGGACGCCGCGCGCAACCGGGCCAGACTGCTGGCCGCTGCCACCGAGGTGTTCGCCGAACAGGGCCTGGCCGCGCCGCTGGAGCACATCGCGCGCCGCGCGGGCGTCAGCATCGGCACGCTCTACGCGCACTTCCCGACCCGCCAGGCGTTCCAGGACGCGATCTTCCCGGAGCGGCTGGCCGTGCTGGACCGGATCGCCGAGACGGCGCTGGCCGACCCGGACCCGTGGAACGGGTTCGTCGGCTTCCTCACGGGCGTGTTCGCGTTGCAGGCCGAGGACCACGGCCTCAACGACGCGCTGGCCCGGCGGTTCCCGAGTTCCGGCGAGGTCGCGGAGGTGTGCGCCCGGGGTGCCGGGCACGCGGAGCGGATCGTGGCCCGCGCGCAGGCCGGTGGGCAGTTGCGGGCCGATTTCGAGTTGGCCGACCTGACCGCGCTGACCTGGGGGATGTCCCAGGTGATCCGGGAGTCGATGGACAGCGCGCCGCACGCCTGGCGGCGTTGCCTGGCGTTCATCCTGGACGGTCTGCGGGCCGAGGCGGCGCACCCGATCCCGGATCCCGCGCAACTGTGA
- a CDS encoding CHAT domain-containing protein yields MVAVQVKFVDAGELYVSWRWEHEPDRPRVLVLPRALVQEPLADLARATPSPLAGESAGDALVRALTHGPLVDRDREVELATRLAGALLPQQLAAELNAVLTEGGRPHLRISPSPSTALVPWEALRIDDGERTVHHADVSVLPPATVRNAVGREVSPHDGPVVGVLDPRVPGFGDASGLGSVLGPPGPELTALAAGHAPGGVRRDDIDRDVLEHALRDAGRLLYVGHVTTGGHGLDARLHLSCGADTTGRAALVGAHRPLTAADIALGHRPGAPEPWRIPNRVALVACESGGDARFAEPTGLVAALVHGGAEYVVSTRWTLPTDAGLAALVPDFPPVPVLERAVLAVDAAQSAPDPVAALGAWQRDQATRWERTGDPACAPVVWAAFATAWAPQR; encoded by the coding sequence GTGGTAGCGGTGCAGGTCAAGTTCGTGGACGCGGGCGAGCTGTACGTGTCGTGGCGGTGGGAGCACGAGCCCGACCGGCCGCGCGTCCTGGTGCTGCCCCGGGCGCTGGTGCAGGAGCCGCTGGCCGACCTGGCGCGCGCGACCCCGTCGCCGCTGGCGGGGGAGAGCGCGGGCGACGCGCTGGTGCGTGCGCTCACCCACGGCCCGCTGGTGGACCGTGACCGGGAGGTGGAACTGGCCACCCGGCTGGCCGGCGCGCTGCTGCCGCAGCAGCTCGCGGCCGAGCTGAACGCGGTGCTCACCGAGGGTGGACGGCCGCACCTGCGGATCAGTCCGTCACCGTCGACGGCGCTGGTGCCGTGGGAGGCGCTGCGGATCGACGACGGCGAGCGGACCGTGCACCACGCGGACGTGTCCGTGCTGCCGCCCGCGACCGTGCGCAACGCGGTGGGGCGCGAGGTGTCGCCCCACGACGGGCCGGTGGTCGGCGTGCTCGACCCGAGGGTGCCGGGCTTCGGCGACGCCTCCGGCCTGGGCTCGGTGCTCGGCCCGCCGGGACCGGAGCTGACCGCGCTGGCGGCAGGTCATGCGCCCGGCGGCGTGCGGCGCGACGACATCGACCGGGACGTGCTGGAACACGCGCTGCGCGACGCCGGGCGGCTGCTCTACGTCGGGCACGTCACGACCGGCGGCCACGGTCTCGACGCGCGGCTGCACCTGTCGTGCGGCGCGGACACCACGGGCCGGGCCGCGCTGGTGGGCGCGCACCGCCCGTTGACCGCCGCGGACATCGCGTTGGGGCACCGACCGGGCGCGCCCGAGCCGTGGCGCATCCCGAACCGGGTCGCGCTGGTGGCCTGCGAGAGCGGCGGCGACGCCCGGTTCGCCGAGCCGACCGGCCTGGTCGCGGCCCTGGTGCACGGCGGGGCGGAGTACGTGGTGTCGACCCGCTGGACGCTGCCGACCGACGCCGGCCTGGCCGCGCTGGTGCCCGACTTCCCACCCGTCCCGGTACTGGAGCGGGCGGTGCTCGCGGTGGACGCGGCCCAGTCCGCACCGGACCCGGTCGCCGCACTCGGCGCGTGGCAGCGCGACCAGGCCACCCGCTGGGAGCGGACCGGCGACCCGGCCTGCGCCCCCGTGGTGTGGGCGGCCTTCGCGACCGCCTGGGCTCCGCAGCGGTAG
- a CDS encoding PA2928 family protein: MKIPQPDPVYGTPPQYYPAMPYGMPPRRSWRGPLIPLIPLALFACLFFGGSYLVASEPDVEAEGGAGFAVVDGREALLVPYTRHGPRGMFQLMFQDMFQVRLAARDTGTGELRWDTQLSDGIVGNADVLAAGARYAYVAMDSGLVVLDLADGAKVAEGAGIEGLGSSYIAAPWAYRFDADNRRVVTMGGDGRVSTIALDTATATPADPATTAAWAGQLSESAAREVRTSTRPQAEYAGGQVELVARGDGGPGHTLVKRAPDGDRTAVGDAVFQQAGLVISGTALAGAGSEQALVVHNRGVNDPARQLSAVSLATGKVTATIPVDRSSFTAVVTSPQGVTAIGVGPVVAVLHPDGRLTAVPFGSADFFGNPS; encoded by the coding sequence ATGAAGATTCCGCAGCCCGACCCGGTGTACGGGACGCCGCCGCAGTACTACCCGGCCATGCCGTACGGCATGCCGCCGCGCCGGTCGTGGCGCGGACCGCTGATCCCGCTGATCCCGCTGGCCCTGTTCGCCTGCCTGTTCTTCGGCGGCTCCTACCTGGTGGCGTCCGAACCGGACGTCGAGGCCGAGGGCGGCGCGGGCTTCGCCGTGGTCGACGGCCGCGAGGCGCTGCTGGTGCCCTACACCCGGCACGGCCCGCGCGGCATGTTCCAGCTGATGTTCCAGGACATGTTCCAGGTGCGGCTGGCCGCCCGCGACACCGGCACCGGCGAACTGCGCTGGGACACCCAGCTGTCCGACGGGATCGTCGGGAACGCCGACGTGCTGGCGGCCGGTGCCCGCTACGCCTACGTGGCCATGGACTCCGGGCTGGTGGTCCTCGACCTGGCCGACGGGGCGAAGGTCGCCGAGGGCGCCGGGATCGAGGGCCTCGGCTCCTCCTACATCGCCGCGCCGTGGGCCTACCGGTTCGACGCGGACAACCGCCGCGTGGTCACCATGGGCGGCGACGGCCGGGTCTCCACGATCGCGCTGGACACCGCCACCGCGACACCGGCCGACCCGGCGACCACCGCCGCGTGGGCGGGGCAGCTTTCCGAGAGCGCCGCGCGCGAGGTCCGGACCAGCACCAGGCCGCAGGCCGAGTACGCCGGCGGGCAGGTCGAGCTGGTCGCCCGGGGCGACGGCGGCCCCGGCCACACCCTGGTCAAACGCGCCCCGGACGGCGACCGGACCGCGGTCGGCGACGCGGTGTTCCAGCAGGCGGGCCTGGTGATCAGCGGCACCGCCCTGGCCGGGGCCGGGTCGGAGCAGGCGCTCGTCGTGCACAACCGCGGCGTCAACGACCCGGCCCGGCAGCTCAGCGCGGTGTCGTTGGCCACCGGCAAGGTCACCGCCACCATCCCGGTCGACAGGTCGTCGTTCACCGCAGTGGTCACCAGCCCGCAGGGCGTCACCGCGATCGGCGTCGGACCGGTCGTGGCCGTGCTGCACCCCGACGGCCGGCTCACCGCTGTCCCGTTCGGCTCCGCCGACTTCTTCGGCAACCCTTCCTGA
- a CDS encoding type VII secretion target has translation MAGYEIVAGTLDGHSKQLADLSARIEGAVQAAQTVSMPTDAYGILCQPFRMMLDPVESWGLQALQGAVEAMETAGNEVRGTVNQYREMEDSIRDSFQAGG, from the coding sequence ATGGCCGGGTACGAGATCGTCGCGGGGACGTTGGACGGTCACAGCAAGCAGTTGGCGGATCTGAGCGCGCGGATCGAGGGCGCGGTGCAGGCGGCGCAGACCGTCTCGATGCCCACCGACGCGTACGGGATCCTCTGCCAGCCGTTCCGGATGATGCTCGACCCGGTGGAGTCGTGGGGGCTCCAGGCGTTGCAGGGCGCGGTCGAGGCCATGGAGACCGCCGGTAACGAGGTGCGCGGCACGGTCAACCAGTACCGCGAGATGGAGGACTCCATCCGCGACAGCTTCCAGGCGGGTGGCTGA